One genomic segment of Geothermobacter hydrogeniphilus includes these proteins:
- a CDS encoding DUF4442 domain-containing protein, which produces MKGFASLPGLLAGARRSRFRLWLLNLMLGRMIPFNRPHGVRVLALDENRVQTTAPYRKRNQNHLRGIHACCIATVAEFSSGLLFLSRLNPNRYRLIMAKLEIDYHYQAKGAIVATTSLTDEELKARVLKPLADVDKIQTTLPTEVHDRQGRLVATALVTWQIKSWDKVRTRVD; this is translated from the coding sequence ATGAAGGGCTTTGCATCGCTGCCCGGGCTGCTTGCCGGGGCTCGTCGGTCGCGATTCCGTCTCTGGTTGTTGAATCTGATGCTCGGTCGTATGATTCCTTTCAACCGGCCGCATGGTGTCCGGGTGCTGGCTCTCGATGAAAACCGGGTGCAGACCACGGCACCTTACCGGAAACGGAATCAGAATCATCTGCGCGGCATCCACGCCTGCTGTATTGCCACGGTGGCGGAGTTCTCCTCGGGTCTGCTGTTTCTCTCCAGGCTCAACCCGAACCGTTATCGGCTGATCATGGCCAAGCTGGAGATCGATTACCACTACCAGGCCAAGGGGGCGATCGTCGCGACGACCAGCTTGACTGACGAAGAATTGAAGGCACGGGTTCTTAAGCCTCTGGCGGATGTGGATAAAATACAGACCACGCTGCCGACCGAGGTGCATGATCGGCAGGGGCGTCTGGTCGCCACCGCGCTGGTGACCTGGCAGATCAAGTCCTGGGACAAAGTGCGAACCAGGGTCGACTGA
- a CDS encoding chalcone isomerase family protein: MKRLIVLLVLFLGWAGMAQAIEVAGVKLAPQVQVAGETLNLNGYGIRKKFFFKIYVGSLYTAQKVASAEQAVKAPGGKLIRMDFLYSKVAKHKIVDAFAEGFENNSPEMADSAAAKAFLGWFDADFIEGDQVDLAIAADGTVSVSHNGRPLGSVKSPELARGVLLIYLGKDPADDDMKDGMLGRD, translated from the coding sequence ATGAAGAGGCTCATCGTATTGCTGGTTCTGTTTCTGGGTTGGGCAGGGATGGCCCAGGCGATTGAAGTGGCCGGTGTCAAACTCGCTCCGCAGGTGCAGGTTGCCGGGGAAACCCTCAATCTCAATGGCTATGGCATCCGCAAGAAATTCTTTTTCAAGATCTACGTCGGTTCTCTCTATACGGCGCAGAAGGTGGCCAGTGCCGAGCAGGCTGTCAAGGCACCGGGCGGCAAGCTGATCCGCATGGATTTTCTTTACAGCAAGGTGGCCAAACACAAAATTGTCGACGCCTTTGCCGAAGGGTTTGAGAACAACAGCCCCGAGATGGCCGACAGTGCCGCCGCCAAGGCCTTTCTGGGCTGGTTCGACGCTGATTTCATCGAAGGGGACCAGGTGGATCTGGCCATCGCTGCCGATGGTACGGTCAGCGTCAGTCACAACGGTCGTCCCCTCGGCAGTGTCAAGTCTCCCGAACTTGCCCGCGGCGTACTGCTGATCTATCTCGGCAAGGATCCGGCCGATGACGATATGAAGGACGGGATGCTCGGCCGGGATTGA